From the genome of Labrus bergylta chromosome 12, fLabBer1.1, whole genome shotgun sequence, one region includes:
- the si:ch211-117c9.5 gene encoding sodium- and chloride-dependent creatine transporter 1 isoform X2 → MSPELEETSQGEISLPQLEAGTLSEEDSGSARPLVPVPGAGPGCGAGGGVGPPQTQDGAAAVAVAVPVVERETWTRQMDFIMSCVGFAVGLGNVWRFPYLCYKNGGGVFLIPYLLIVFIGGIPVFFLEISLGQFMKQGGVSAWNIAPLFKGLGLASMVIVFFCNTYYIMILVWGLYFLFHSFTNPLPWATCGHPWNTPNCTQDFRRACHNRSAAQSALQSPDATPSKLLASTTTPLNLSSAQLLLNGSCMETEGMRSPVIEFWERKVLRLSGGLHEPGAISYEMVLCLMVTWVIVYFCMWKGVKSTGKVVYFTALFPYLVLVVLLAHGVTLPGAIDGIVYYLKPDWSKLGEAQVWIDAGTQIFFSYAIGLGALTALGSYNRFHNNCYQDAFLLALINSGTSFFAGFVVFSVLGFMAAEQGVDISKVAESGPGLAFIAYPKAVTLMPLAPLWAALFFFMLLVLGLDSQFVGVEGLITGIMDMLPPKSALGSLRREVVAAICCFICFLIDMSMVTEGGMYVFQLFDYYSASGITLLWQAFWECVVIAWVYGADRFMDDVARMIGYQPLPYMKWCWSYITPTVCVAVFLFHVVNYKPLTYNTVYTYPLWGEALGWLLALSSMLCIPVTVLFKLLRCKGSLRESLSPPSKRTCHWTGG, encoded by the exons ATGTCACCTGAGTTGGAAGAGACCAGCCAAG GTGAAATCAGTCTCCCCCAGTTAGAGGCCGGCACCTTGTCAGAGGAGGACAGCGGGTCTGCTCGCCCGCTGGTACCTGTGCCTGGAGCAGGGCCAGGGTGTGGTGCAGGCGGAGGGGTTGGCCCGCCGCAGACCCAGGACGGGGCTGCGGCGGTAGCTGTAGCAGTTCCAGTAGTGGAGAGAGAAACCTGGACCAGACAGATGGACTTCATCATGTCCTGTGTGGGGTTTGCAGTCGGCTTGGGCAACGTGTGGCGGTTCCCTTACCTTTGCTACAAGAATGGAGGAG GGGTTTTTCTCATCCCCTACCTGCTGATTGTCTTCATCGGAGGCATCCCAGTCTTCTTCCTGGAGATTTCACTGGGGCAGTTTATGAAGCAGGGAGGGGTCTCTGCCTGGAACATCGCACCTCTCTTCAAAG GTCTGGGCTTGGCCTCAATGGTGATAGTATTCTTCTGTAACACCTATTACATCATGATCCTGGTGTGGGGCCTCTACTTTCTTTTCCACTCCTTCACCAACCCGCTACCCTGGGCCACCTGCGGACACCCCTGGAACACCCCAAACTGTACACAGGACTTCCGCCGCGCCTGCCACAACCGCAGCGCTGCCCAGTCCGCTCTGCAGTCACCTGATGCCACCCCCTCCAAACTCCTTGCCTCAACCACGACCCCGTTGAACCTTTCTTCAGCTCAGCTCCTTCTCAACGGCAGCTGCATGGAGACTGAGGGCATGCGCTCCCCGGTCATCGAGTTCTGGGA ACGTAAAGTACTCCGTCTTTCTGGCGGGCTGCACGAGCCTGGTGCCATCAGCTATGAGATGGTGCTCTGTCTCATGGTCACTTGGGTCATTGTTTACTTCTGCATGTGGAAAGGAGTTAAATCTACTGGCAAG GTTGTGTACTTCACAGCTCTTTTCCCCTACCTGGTTCTGGTCGTTCTTTTGGCCCATGGAGTCACTCTACCTGGAGCTATAGATGGGATTGTTTACTACCTGAAACCAGACTGGTCCAAACTTGGAGAAGCGCAG GTGTGGATTGATGCCGGCACTCAGATTTTCTTCTCTTATGCCATCGGACTGGGTGCCCTGACTGCGCTGGGCAGCTACAACCGCTTCCATAACAACTGTTACCA AGATGCTTTCCTACTGGCTCTCATAAACAGTGGAACCAGTTTCTTCGCAGGCTTTGTGGTGTTCTCTGTGCTTGGCTTCATGGCTGCAGAGCAAGGCGTGGACATCAGTAAGGTAGCTGAGAGTG GACCTGGCCTGGCCTTCATTGCCTACCCTAAGGCAGTGACTCTGATGCCTCTGGCGCCACTCTgggcagcacttttcttctttatgtTGCTTGTACTGGGACTGGACAGCCAG TTTGTAGGGGTTGAGGGTTTGATAACAGGAATAATGGACATGCTACCCCCTAAATCTGCCCTGGGCTCCCTACGACGAGAAGTGGTAGCAGCCatctgctgcttcatctgctTCCTCATCGACATGTCTATGGTCACTGAG gGAGGGATGTATGTCTTCCAACTGTTTGACTACTACTCCGCTAGCGGCATCACCCTGCTGTGGCAGGCCTTCTGGGAGTGTGTGGTGATTGCATGGGTCTATG GTGCGGACCGTTTCATGGATGACGTGGCCCGTATGATCGGCTATCAGCCTCTGCCCTACATGAAGTGGTGCTGGTCCTACATCACACCTACTGTCTGTGTG GCAGTGTTTCTATTCCACGTGGTGAACTACAAGCCCCTCACCTACAACACAGTGTACACCTACCCCTTGTGGGGGGAAGCGCTTGGTTGGCTATTGGCCTTGTCTTCAATGCTCTGTATCCCTGTCACGGTTCTCTTCAAACTACTGCGCTGCAAAGGATCTTTGCGGGAG agtctttctcctccttcaaaGAGAACGTGCCATTGGACAGGTGGCTGA
- the si:ch211-117c9.5 gene encoding sodium- and chloride-dependent creatine transporter 1 isoform X1, with amino-acid sequence MSPELEETSQGEISLPQLEAGTLSEEDSGSARPLVPVPGAGPGCGAGGGVGPPQTQDGAAAVAVAVPVVERETWTRQMDFIMSCVGFAVGLGNVWRFPYLCYKNGGGVFLIPYLLIVFIGGIPVFFLEISLGQFMKQGGVSAWNIAPLFKGLGLASMVIVFFCNTYYIMILVWGLYFLFHSFTNPLPWATCGHPWNTPNCTQDFRRACHNRSAAQSALQSPDATPSKLLASTTTPLNLSSAQLLLNGSCMETEGMRSPVIEFWERKVLRLSGGLHEPGAISYEMVLCLMVTWVIVYFCMWKGVKSTGKVVYFTALFPYLVLVVLLAHGVTLPGAIDGIVYYLKPDWSKLGEAQVWIDAGTQIFFSYAIGLGALTALGSYNRFHNNCYQDAFLLALINSGTSFFAGFVVFSVLGFMAAEQGVDISKVAESGPGLAFIAYPKAVTLMPLAPLWAALFFFMLLVLGLDSQFVGVEGLITGIMDMLPPKSALGSLRREVVAAICCFICFLIDMSMVTEGGMYVFQLFDYYSASGITLLWQAFWECVVIAWVYGADRFMDDVARMIGYQPLPYMKWCWSYITPTVCVAVFLFHVVNYKPLTYNTVYTYPLWGEALGWLLALSSMLCIPVTVLFKLLRCKGSLRERWQHLTTPVWGRHHLEYLAPESEAKLLPPAGTKSTLLFESVI; translated from the exons ATGTCACCTGAGTTGGAAGAGACCAGCCAAG GTGAAATCAGTCTCCCCCAGTTAGAGGCCGGCACCTTGTCAGAGGAGGACAGCGGGTCTGCTCGCCCGCTGGTACCTGTGCCTGGAGCAGGGCCAGGGTGTGGTGCAGGCGGAGGGGTTGGCCCGCCGCAGACCCAGGACGGGGCTGCGGCGGTAGCTGTAGCAGTTCCAGTAGTGGAGAGAGAAACCTGGACCAGACAGATGGACTTCATCATGTCCTGTGTGGGGTTTGCAGTCGGCTTGGGCAACGTGTGGCGGTTCCCTTACCTTTGCTACAAGAATGGAGGAG GGGTTTTTCTCATCCCCTACCTGCTGATTGTCTTCATCGGAGGCATCCCAGTCTTCTTCCTGGAGATTTCACTGGGGCAGTTTATGAAGCAGGGAGGGGTCTCTGCCTGGAACATCGCACCTCTCTTCAAAG GTCTGGGCTTGGCCTCAATGGTGATAGTATTCTTCTGTAACACCTATTACATCATGATCCTGGTGTGGGGCCTCTACTTTCTTTTCCACTCCTTCACCAACCCGCTACCCTGGGCCACCTGCGGACACCCCTGGAACACCCCAAACTGTACACAGGACTTCCGCCGCGCCTGCCACAACCGCAGCGCTGCCCAGTCCGCTCTGCAGTCACCTGATGCCACCCCCTCCAAACTCCTTGCCTCAACCACGACCCCGTTGAACCTTTCTTCAGCTCAGCTCCTTCTCAACGGCAGCTGCATGGAGACTGAGGGCATGCGCTCCCCGGTCATCGAGTTCTGGGA ACGTAAAGTACTCCGTCTTTCTGGCGGGCTGCACGAGCCTGGTGCCATCAGCTATGAGATGGTGCTCTGTCTCATGGTCACTTGGGTCATTGTTTACTTCTGCATGTGGAAAGGAGTTAAATCTACTGGCAAG GTTGTGTACTTCACAGCTCTTTTCCCCTACCTGGTTCTGGTCGTTCTTTTGGCCCATGGAGTCACTCTACCTGGAGCTATAGATGGGATTGTTTACTACCTGAAACCAGACTGGTCCAAACTTGGAGAAGCGCAG GTGTGGATTGATGCCGGCACTCAGATTTTCTTCTCTTATGCCATCGGACTGGGTGCCCTGACTGCGCTGGGCAGCTACAACCGCTTCCATAACAACTGTTACCA AGATGCTTTCCTACTGGCTCTCATAAACAGTGGAACCAGTTTCTTCGCAGGCTTTGTGGTGTTCTCTGTGCTTGGCTTCATGGCTGCAGAGCAAGGCGTGGACATCAGTAAGGTAGCTGAGAGTG GACCTGGCCTGGCCTTCATTGCCTACCCTAAGGCAGTGACTCTGATGCCTCTGGCGCCACTCTgggcagcacttttcttctttatgtTGCTTGTACTGGGACTGGACAGCCAG TTTGTAGGGGTTGAGGGTTTGATAACAGGAATAATGGACATGCTACCCCCTAAATCTGCCCTGGGCTCCCTACGACGAGAAGTGGTAGCAGCCatctgctgcttcatctgctTCCTCATCGACATGTCTATGGTCACTGAG gGAGGGATGTATGTCTTCCAACTGTTTGACTACTACTCCGCTAGCGGCATCACCCTGCTGTGGCAGGCCTTCTGGGAGTGTGTGGTGATTGCATGGGTCTATG GTGCGGACCGTTTCATGGATGACGTGGCCCGTATGATCGGCTATCAGCCTCTGCCCTACATGAAGTGGTGCTGGTCCTACATCACACCTACTGTCTGTGTG GCAGTGTTTCTATTCCACGTGGTGAACTACAAGCCCCTCACCTACAACACAGTGTACACCTACCCCTTGTGGGGGGAAGCGCTTGGTTGGCTATTGGCCTTGTCTTCAATGCTCTGTATCCCTGTCACGGTTCTCTTCAAACTACTGCGCTGCAAAGGATCTTTGCGGGAG CGGTGGCAGCACCTTACCACCCCAGTTTGGGGAAGACATCACCTGGAGTACCTGGCCCCCGAGAGTGAGGCCAAactgctgccccctgcaggcaCCAAGAGTACGCTTCTCTTTGAAAGTGTCATTTGA